In Pleuronectes platessa chromosome 5, fPlePla1.1, whole genome shotgun sequence, a single genomic region encodes these proteins:
- the LOC128440363 gene encoding olfactory receptor 1509-like produces MLNSTSSTSSYFVLEAYLQVGTLRYLFFMLTAVIYVFILISNTSLIVVICINRSLHEPMYVFLCSLFVNELYGSTGLFPLLLLQILSDVHTVSRPLCFLQIFCLYTYVNVEFCNLAVMSYDRYLAICCPLQYNTRMTVNKAVTFIIVLWFYSFVKFLVTLSLNIRLPLCGNVLDSLYCHNFLVVKLACSDTTVNNIYGLFIVFITVLVPLLPILFSYRKILKVCFSSSKQTRQKAVSTCTPHLVSLLNFSFGCLFEILRSRFDMSTFPSELRIFLSLYFLIIQPLLTPLMFGLQMSTIRNAWKLLICAQTVWQSSSQRLSPHQRHDAVNVAYVNALNTLRNALGTAFPNKILRKGSGMRGGRWRGGIHSGSLALQQRARRHQPSPAMIGSQSVPAPRRRAPADVPLHASEFLRAPAPVPAPRRRLPADVSPLQTSEVLVLPAPVPVPNGGSRQMPFWFRRQRSSRCQLQSLLQSPFQSLSPTEGSRQTPLWFRRRRSSLCQLQSLLQSPLKSLSRTGGRIAWSSTRCRPWYCPEFLSCLVLVP; encoded by the exons ATGCTGAATTCAACGTCATCAACTTCATCCTACTTTGTTCTTGAGGCTTATTTACAAGTGGGAACTTTGAGATACTTGTTCTTCATGTTGACTGCAGTGATTTACGTGTTCATCCTGATTTCCAACACGTCTCTGATTGTAGTTATCTGTATTAACAGAAGTCTCCATGAACCTATGTACgtgttcctgtgcagcctgtTTGTAAATGAACTGTATGGTAGCACAgggctgtttcctctcctcctgctccagatcCTCTCAGACGTTCACACTGTTTCTCGTCCTCTTTGTTTCCTGCAGATCTTCTGTTTGTACACGTATGTGAATGTGGAGTTTTGTAATTTAGCCGTGATGTCGTACGACAGATATCTGGCCATTTGTTGTCCTCTGCAGTACAACACACGTATGACGGTGAACAAAGCAGTCACCTTCATTATTGTGCTCTGGTTTTACTCTTTTGTTAAGTTTCTGGTTACGCTATCGTTGAACATCCGTTTGCCTCTTTGTGGAAACGTCTTGGACAGTTTGTATTGTCATAACTTCCTTGTGGTGAAGTTAGCGTGTTCCGACACCACAGTGAACAACATCTACGGACtgttcattgtttttataaCCGTCTTAGTTCCTCTGCTTCCGATCCTGTTCTCCTACAGGAAGATTCTCAAAGTTTGTTTCTCTAGTTCCAAACAGACGAGACAGAAAGCCGTCAGTACCTGCACCCCCCACCTGGTGTCGCTGCTCAACTTCTCTTTCGGCTGTTTGTTTGAGATCCTGCGCAGCAGGTTTGATATGAGCACGTTTCCCTCTGAGCTCAGAATCTTCCTGTCTCTGTATTTTCTCATCATTCAGCCGCTGTTGACTCCTCTCATGTTCGGACTGCAGATGTCAACGATACGAAACGCCTGGAAACTCCTCATCTGCGCTCAGAC GGTGTGGCAGTCCTCTTCTCAACGCCTTTCTCCTCACCAACGACATGATGCGGTTAATGTAGCATACGTCAACGCTCTCAACACACTCCGCAACGCCCTGGGGACCGCCTTCCCCAATAAAAT CCTCAGAAAGGGTTCTGGTATGAGGGGTGGACGTTGGAGAGGGGGCATCCACAGCGGAAGCCTCGCTCTTCAGCAGCGTGCTCGGAGGCACCAGCCATCTCCGGCCATGATTGGGTCACAGTCAGTCCCTGCCCCGCGCCGGAGGGCCCCGGCAGACGTCCCTCTTCATGCTTCAGAGTTCCTCAGGGCACCTGCACCAGTCCCTGccccgcgccggaggctcccgGCTGACGTCTCTCCTCTTCAGACGTCAGAGGTCCTTGTGTTAcccgctccagtccctgtccccaaCGGAGGGTCCCGCCAGATGCCATTCTGGTTCCGCCGTCAgaggtcctcgcggtgccagctccagtccctgctccagtccccgTTCCAGTCGCTGTCCCCGacggagg ggtcccggcagacgccactctggttccggcgtcgAAGGTCTTCGctgtgccagctccagtccttGCTCCAGTCCCCGCTCAAGTCCCTGTCCCGCActggagg TCGGATCGCTTGGTCTTCTACCCGCTGTCGTCCATGGTACTGTCCTGAATTCCTGTCCTGCCTTGTCCTGGTCCCCTGA
- the LOC128440364 gene encoding olfactory receptor 11A1-like — translation MLNSTSSTSSYFVLEAYLQVGTLRYLFFMLTAVIYVFILISNTSLIVVICMNRSLHEPMYVFLCSLFVNELYGSTGLFPLLLLQILSDVHTVSRPLCFLQIFCLYTYVHIEFTNLAVMSYDRYLAICCPLQYNTRMTVNKAVTFITVLWFYSFVKFLVTLSLNIRLPLCGNVLDSLYCHNFLVVKLACSDTTVNNIYGLFGVVLTVLVPLLPILFSYTKILKVCFSGSKQTRQKAVSTCTPHLVSLLNFSFGCCFEILRSRFDMSSVSTELQIILSLYFLIIQPLLSPIMFGMQMSKIRQTYKRLFCSKVTTVSAHENQ, via the coding sequence ATGCTGAATTCAACGTCATCAACTTCATCCTACTTTGTTCTTGAGGCTTATTTACAAGTGGGAACTTTGAGATACTTGTTCTTCATGTTGACTGCAGTGATTTACGTGTTCATCCTGATTTCCAACACGTCTCTGATTGTAGTTATCTGTATGAACAGAAGTCTCCATGAACCTATGTACgtgttcctgtgcagcctgtTTGTAAATGAACTGTATGGTAGCACAGGgctgtttcctctgctcctgctccagatCCTCTCAGACGTTCACACTGTTTCTCGTCCTCTTTGTTTCCTGCAGATCTTCTGTTTGTACACGTATGTACACATCGAATTTACTAATTTAGCCGTGATGTCTTATGACCGATATCTGGCCATCTGTTGTCCTCTGCAGTACAACACACGTATGACGGTGAACAAAGCAGTCACCTTCATTACTGTGCTCTGGTTTTACTCTTTTGTGAAGTTTCTGGTTACGCTATCGTTGAACATCCGTTTGCCTCTTTGTGGAAACGTCTTGGACAGTTTGTATTGTCATAACTTCCTTGTGGTGAAGTTAGCGTGTTCCGACACCACAGTGAACAACATCTACGGACTGTTTGGAGTTGTTCTGACCGTCTTAGTTCCTCTGCTTCCGATCCTGTTCTCCTACACGAAGATTCTCAAAGTTTGTTTCTCTGGTTCCAAACAGACGAGACAGAAAGCCGTCAGTACCTGCACCCCCCACCTGGTGTCGCTGCTCAACTTCTCTTTCGGCTGTTGCTTTGAGATCCTGCGCAGCAGGTTTGATAtgagcagcgtctccactgAGCTGCAGATCATCTTGTCTCTGTACTTCCTCATCATTCAGCCGCTGCTCAGTCCCATCATGTTCGGAATGCAGATGTCAAAAATACGACAAACGTATAAACGTCTGTTCTGTTCTAAAGTCACGACGGTGTCTGCTCACGAGAATCAGTGA
- the LOC128440362 gene encoding olfactory receptor 11A1-like, with translation MLNSTSSTSSYFVLEAYLQVGTLRYLFFMLTAVIYVFILISNTSLIVVICMNRSLHEPMYVFLCSLFVNELYGSTGLFPFLLLQILSDVHTVSRPLCFLQIFCLYTYIHIEFTNLAVMSYDRYLAICCPLQYNTRMTVNKAVTFIIVLWFYSFVKFLVTLSLNIRLPLCGNVLDSLYCQNFLVVKLACSDTTVNNIYGLFGVVLTVLVPLLPILFSYRKILKVCFSGSKQTRQKAVSTCTPHLVSLLNFSFGCLFEILRSRVDMSSVSTELQIILSLYFLIIQPLLSPIMFGMQLSKIRQTYKRLFCSKVTTVSAHENQ, from the coding sequence ATGCTGAATTCAACGTCATCAACTTCATCCTACTTTGTTCTTGAGGCTTATTTACAAGTGGGAACTTTGAGATACTTGTTCTTCATGTTGACTGCAGTGATTTACGTGTTCATCCTGATTTCCAACACGTCTCTGATTGTAGTTATCTGTATGAACAGAAGTCTCCATGAACCTATGTACgtgttcctgtgcagcctgtTTGTAAATGAACTGTATGGTAGCACAGGGctgtttcctttcctcctgCTCCAGATCCTCTCAGACGTTCACACTGTTTCTCGTCCTCTTTGCTTCCTGCAGATCTTCTGTTTGTACACGTATATACACATCGAATTTACTAATTTAGCCGTGATGTCTTATGACCGATATCTGGCCATCTGTTGTCCTCTGCAGTACAACACACGTATGACGGTGAACAAAGCAGTCACCTTCATTATTGTGCTCTGGTTTTACTCTTTTGTGAAGTTTCTGGTTACGCTATCGTTGAACATCCGTTTGCCTCTTTGTGGAAACGTCTTGGACAGTTTGTATTGTCAAAACTTCCTTGTGGTGAAGTTAGCGTGTTCCGACACCACTGTGAACAACATCTACGGACTGTTTGGAGTTGTTCTGACCGTCTTAGTTCCTCTGCTTCCGATCCTGTTCTCCTACAGGAAGATTCTCAAAGTTTGTTTCTCTGGTTCCAAACAGACGAGACAGAAAGCTGTCAGTACCTGCACCCCCCACCTGGTGTCGCTGCTCAACTTCTCTTTCGGCTGTTTGTTTGAGATCCTGCGCAGCAGGGTTGATAtgagcagcgtctccactgAGCTGCAGATCATCTTGTCTCTGTACTTCCTCATCATTCAGCCGCTGCTCAGTCCCATCATGTTCGGAATGCAGCTGTCAAAAATACGACAAACGTATAAACGTCTGTTCTGTTCTAAAGTCACGACGGTGTCTGCTCACGAGAATCAGTGA